The following proteins come from a genomic window of Streptomyces sp. GS7:
- a CDS encoding DUF5947 family protein, with product MSTPQTVAHRGLQRFRAPAPPPPERCELCGTELVGRHRHLVDTTNRALACACIPCALLFQRPGAGGGQFRTVPDRCLTDPAHRLDDAAWDRLQIPVGVAFFLRNAALDRLVALYPSPAGATESELDPARWQTLLDASDLAGLLEPDVEALLLRRTEDRIECYLVPVDIAYELVGRMRLLWRGFDGGAEAREALTEFFRDVAGRARAPREEDRRP from the coding sequence ATGAGCACCCCGCAAACGGTCGCGCACCGCGGACTGCAGCGGTTCCGCGCCCCGGCGCCCCCGCCGCCCGAGCGCTGCGAACTGTGCGGTACCGAACTGGTCGGCCGGCACCGGCACTTGGTCGACACCACCAACCGCGCGCTGGCCTGCGCCTGCATTCCCTGCGCACTGCTCTTCCAGCGGCCGGGGGCCGGCGGGGGGCAGTTCCGTACCGTCCCGGACCGCTGCCTCACCGACCCCGCGCACCGCCTCGACGACGCGGCCTGGGACCGGCTCCAGATCCCCGTCGGCGTCGCGTTCTTCCTCCGCAACGCCGCGCTGGACCGGCTGGTGGCGCTCTACCCCAGCCCGGCCGGCGCCACCGAGAGCGAACTCGACCCGGCGCGCTGGCAGACCCTGCTGGACGCCAGCGACCTGGCCGGGCTCCTCGAACCGGATGTGGAGGCCCTGCTGCTGCGCCGCACCGAGGACCGGATCGAGTGCTACCTCGTACCGGTCGACATCGCCTACGAACTCGTCGGCCGGATGCGGCTGTTGTGGCGGGGCTTCGACGGCGGAGCCGAGGCGCGCGAGGCGCTCACCGAGTTCTTCCGCGACGTCGCCGGCCGGGCCCGGGCGCCGCGTGAGGAGGACCGGCGGCCGTGA